From the Actinomadura luzonensis genome, the window GAGCGGGGGTTGGAATAGGTGTTTGACCGCATCGGTTACCATTAGCAGTCGCAACGCTCGAGTGCCAGAGTCTGTAGGAGGAGCCGCGTGCCGACTTACCAGTACGCCTGTAACGACTGCGGTGAGCAGCTCGAGGTCGTCCAGAAGTTCACGGACGACGCGTTGACGGTGTGCCCGAAGTGCGAAGGCAACCTGCGGAAGGTCTTCTCTGCGGTGGGCATCGTGTTCAAGGGCTCCGGCTTCTACCGGACCGACAACCGCACGTCGTCCCCGTCTTCGTCGGCCTCGTCGTCGAACGGGTCGTCGTCCGGCAACGGGTCGTCGAAGTCGTCGGAGAGCAAGTCCTCCTCGGACTCCTCCAGCTCGTCGTCCAGCTCCACGCCGGCCCCCGCCGCCGCCTCCAGCTGACCCACCACCCCGCCGACCACCCCGAACGCGGCACACCGGCACCGGCACGCCCACCCTGCAGGGGCACCGCCACCCTGACGGCACCCTGACGGCACCTGACGGCAGCCGCCACCCGCCGGGGCGCCGCCGCTGCCGCGATGACCGGCAACCGCCACCGGCAGGGGCGCCGCCGGTGCCACGCGGACCCGCACAGCCGCCACCCGCGGGGCACTGCCGCCCCGCGGACCGGCCCTGCCCCGGACCGGCCCTGTCCACGGACCGCCCGCGTTCCAGGTCGGGCCCTGCCCGCGGACCGGCCCCGCTCTGGACCGGCCTCCTGCTCCGGACAGGCCCCGCTCTGCACCTCGCCCCTCACCCGGACGGGCACCGCTGATCCCCCTGCACGGCCCCACTCAGCCACACCCCGCCACCCCCCCCATGGCGATCACCACAAGCGAGCCTCGCCACGAGCCCCTCACCGAGGCCGATCGACGCGCGCCCCCAACAACTCCGGCGCCACCCGATCAACCATCCGCTCAAGCTCCGTACTCTCCCCCCAATCCTCGACCAGCCGCCGCAGCCCTTCCCGCGAGCACCCCACCAGCCGCATGGCCGCCCGCCTCCCCTCATCGGTCAGCCGCAGTTCCTCCCCGTCCTCAGAACGCCGCACCAGCCCCACCACCACGAGCTGATCGACATAAGGCCGCCCCCACTCCCTACTCACTTGCGCCCGCTCGGCCAGCGCCCCGGCCCGGACCCACCCCTCCCCTGCCAGCCGGGTCAGCACCCACACCCCCTGCGGCGTGATCCCGTCCAGCCCCGCCGCCGCCCCGAGCCGCTCGTAGTACCCGCGTCGCAGATCGGCGTCCGCCAGCCGCATCAGCCCCCGCTCCACCTCCTCCAGCGACGACCGTTCGGCGGACGCCGCCCCCAGCCCCTCCCCGAGGTCCGCCGCCTTGGTCGTCTCCCGCAGCCGCGCCTGCGGGATGAACCAGCTCAGCACGAACGCCCCCAGCATGATCGGCGCCGCCACCCGGAACACCGCCGCGATCGCGTCCGCGTAGACGTGCAGGAAGCCGGCCGCGAGCTCCGGCGGCAGCCGCTGGATGACCGTCGGATCCTCCTGCACCCGCGCAGGATCGAACCCCGCCGGCAGCCGCACCCCTCGCAACGCCTCCCGCAGATCGTCGTTGAGCGTGGCCGCGAACACCGCCCCCAGTGTCGCCACCCCGAACGACCCCCCGATCGACCGGAAGAACGTCGCCCCCGACGTTGCCACCCCCAGGTTCTCGAAGGACACCGCGTTCTGCACCACGATCACCAGCACCTGCATGGTCATCCCGAGCCCGACCCCGAGCACCAGCAGGTACGCGCCCATGATCAGCAGGCTGCTGTGCTCCGTCATCGTCGACAGCAGGAACATCCCGGCCGACGCGCACAACGTCCCCGCGATCGGCAGGAACCGGTACTTCCCGGTCCTGGAGATGATCTGCCCGCTCACGATCGACATCGTCAGCATCCCCGCCATCATCGGCAGCAGGTACACCCCCGACAGCGTCGGGCTGACCCCGTGCACCACCTGCAGGAACAGCGGCAGGTACGTGAGCGCCCCGAACATCCCGAACCCCACCACGAACCCCACGACCGACGCCATGGAGAACGCCCGCAGCCGGAACAGCCCGAGCGGCAGCACCGGCTCGGCCGCCCGCCGCTCGGCGAACCCCCACATGACCAGCAGCGCCGCCGCTGCCGCCACCAGCCCGATCACCACCGGCGACGTCCACGCGTACGTCGTCCCGCCCCACGTGGTGACGAGCACCAGGCAGGACGTGGCCGCACCCAGCAGCACCACCCCGCCGTAGTCGATGGTGTGCCTGGCCCGCGAGCCGTCCCCCGGCAGCACCGCCACGATCACGAACAGCGCGACGGCCCCCAGCGGCAGGTTCACGTAGAACACCCAGTGCCACGACAGCCGATCGACGAACACGCCGCCGAGCAGCGGCCCCACGATGCTCGACACAGCGAACACCGCCCCGAAGAACCCCTGGTAGCGCCCCCTTTCCCGCACCGACACCACATCGCCCACGATCGCCTGCGCGAGCACCATCAGCCCGCCGCCCCCGAGCCCCTGCACCGCGCGGAACGCGATGAGTTCCCCCATGTTCCGGCTGAGCCCGCAGAGCGCGGAGCCCGCCAGGAAGATGACGATGGCCCCGATGAACAGGCGTTTTCGCCCGTACTGGTCGCCGAGCTTGCCCCAGAGCGGCGTGGACACGGTCGAGGCCAGCATGTACCCCGTCACGACCCATGCCAGTTGCTCGAGCCCGCCCAGGTCGCCCACGATCGTCGGCAGCGCCGTGGACACGATCGTCTGATCGAGCGCCGCCAGCAACATGCCGAGCATGAGCGCGACGATGATGAGCCCGAGACCCCGTTGTCGCATGCCGCGATCCTACTCTTCGTACTGATGTTCTCACGCACCGCGACGAAGACCAGGTTATCCACAGAACGTCGCTCGGCCGACCCGGCCCCGCGAGCGATCCGGCTACTCTCTGCGCCATGGTCACTCGCGCAGACATCGGCGTCATCGGCGGCTCCGGCTTCTACTCCCTCCTCGACGACGCCGAGGAGATAGAGCTCGCCACCCCGTACGGCCCACCGAGCGACGTCGTCACCGTCGGACGCATCGGCTCCCGTTCGGTGGCGTTCATCCCCCGGCACGGCCGCGATCACCGTTTCCCGCCCCACCGCATCCCCTACCGCGCCAATCTGTGGGCGCTGCGCTCCCTCGGCGTCCGCCAGGTGCTCGCGCCGAGCGCCGTAGGGTCCCTGCGGGCCGACTACGGCCCCGGCACCATGGTCATCCCCGATCAGCTGGTCGATCGCACCTCAGGCCGCGTCCAGACGTACTACGACATCGACGGAGCCGTGCACGTCTCCTTCGCCGATCCGTACTGCCCGTCGGGCAGAGCCGCGGCCGCTGGCACAGCCCGCGCCACCGGCTGGCCGACGGCCGACGCGGGCACCCTCGTCGTCATCGAGGGCCCCCGCTTCTCGACCCGCGCCGAGTCCCGGTGGTTCGCCTCGAACGGCTGGTCGATCGTCGGCATGACCGGTTTCCCCGAGGCGATCCTGGCCCGCGAGCTGGCTCTCTGCTACACGTCCCTCTGTCTCGTCACCGACCTCGACGCGGGCGTCGAGACGGGCCAGGGCGTGACCCACGACGAGGTCCTCGAGTTCTTCGCCCAGAACGTCACCCGCATGCGCTCCCTGGTCGCCACCACCGTCGAGGCCCTCCCCAAGGAACGCACCTGCCCCTGCGGCAGCGCCCTCGACGACCTCAAGCTCCCGTTCGACCTACCGTGATCACGTCCTGGCTCGCCCGCTACGGCCGTCGCCGCCGCCTCATAGCGGCGGCGCTCGCCGCCCTCGCCGTCCTGTCCGCGTACGTGGCCACCCGCCCCACCCCGCCCACCACGGTCCTGGTGGCCGCGCACGACCTCCCCGCCGGCCCGGTAACCGCGGCCGACCTCACGCCGGTCGCCCTCGACCACCCGCCCGCCGGCGCGATCCGCCGCCTCTCTCCCGCGACCCCGCACCACCTGACGTCCCCCATGCGCCGCGGCGAGCCGCTCACCGACGCCCGCCTCCTGAAAACCGCCTACACCCGCCTCCCGCCAGGCATGGTCGCCACCCCCATCCGCATCGACGACCCGGAGGTGGCCGCCCTCCTCTCCCCCGGCTCCACCATCAACCTCCTGGCCACCTGGCCCGACGCCACCGCCCCCGTGCCCGCCCGCACCGTCGCCGAAGCCGTAACCGTCATCACCATCCCGCCACCCCCACCGCCACGCCGGACGCCCATGGCCTCGTCCACCACCCCCCGCGGCACGCTCCTCCTCCTCGCCACCACCACGACGACCGCAGCCGCCCTGGCGACGGCCCAGGCGACCGCCCGCCTCTCCATCACCTTGCCGGCTCCCACCACCACAACTAACTCTGGGTAATCATTCGACTACCATTCATCCTCATGAACGGTTTCAAGAAATTCCTCATGCGGGGCAACGTCATCGACCTGGCCGTCGCCGTCGTCATCGGCGCCGCCTTCAACGCGATCGTGCAATCCTTCGTGGCCGACCTGCTGACCCCGCTGATCTCCGCCTTCGGCGGACTGCCCGACTTCTCCTCACTGAAGATCACTGTCGGCCGCTCGAACTTCATGTACGGCAACTTCCTCAACGCGATCGTCTCGTTCCTGCTGATCGCCGCGGTCGTCTACTTCCTCATCGTCAAGCCGTACACGCACTTCAAGGAACGCGCCGCCGCCAAGGTCGAGGCCACCACCCGCGACTGCCCCGAATGCCTGTCGGAGATCCCGAAGGCCGCCTCCCGCTGCGCCTTCTGCAGCACCCAGTTGACGGCGGCCTGACGTACCTCAGTCGAGCAGCGAACCCAGCTTGGGGTCGTACTCCCAGTGCCACGGCTCGAACGGGCTGCTGTAGGCCCACGACGGGTGGAACCAGCCGAACTTCTTGGAGTTCTTCTCCATCCACACGAACTCCACGGACCCTGACCGCTCCACTCCGCCGCACAGGTCCACAGCCAGCCCGAGCCCGTGGTTGCTCCGCCCCGGCACCGCCGCGAACCCCGGCCGCCGGTAGTAGACGGCCTGCTGCTCGGCCAGGCTCCGATAGGCGTCCGTCACGCACATCTGCCTGCCGAAGCGCTGCCGGTAGGCCTCGTTCAGGCTGACGAACGCGATCGTCGCGTCCGCCCGCAGGCTGAACCCCTTCTGCTGCAACGGGCACAACATGCCCTTGGGGATGAGCCCGTTGGGATACTCGCCGGCCGTGGCGGCCCGCAACGGGTCGCACCCGAGCGCCGCCCGCCCCACCTTG encodes:
- the mscL gene encoding large conductance mechanosensitive channel protein MscL: MNGFKKFLMRGNVIDLAVAVVIGAAFNAIVQSFVADLLTPLISAFGGLPDFSSLKITVGRSNFMYGNFLNAIVSFLLIAAVVYFLIVKPYTHFKERAAAKVEATTRDCPECLSEIPKAASRCAFCSTQLTAA
- a CDS encoding MFS transporter, encoding MRQRGLGLIIVALMLGMLLAALDQTIVSTALPTIVGDLGGLEQLAWVVTGYMLASTVSTPLWGKLGDQYGRKRLFIGAIVIFLAGSALCGLSRNMGELIAFRAVQGLGGGGLMVLAQAIVGDVVSVRERGRYQGFFGAVFAVSSIVGPLLGGVFVDRLSWHWVFYVNLPLGAVALFVIVAVLPGDGSRARHTIDYGGVVLLGAATSCLVLVTTWGGTTYAWTSPVVIGLVAAAAALLVMWGFAERRAAEPVLPLGLFRLRAFSMASVVGFVVGFGMFGALTYLPLFLQVVHGVSPTLSGVYLLPMMAGMLTMSIVSGQIISRTGKYRFLPIAGTLCASAGMFLLSTMTEHSSLLIMGAYLLVLGVGLGMTMQVLVIVVQNAVSFENLGVATSGATFFRSIGGSFGVATLGAVFAATLNDDLREALRGVRLPAGFDPARVQEDPTVIQRLPPELAAGFLHVYADAIAAVFRVAAPIMLGAFVLSWFIPQARLRETTKAADLGEGLGAASAERSSLEEVERGLMRLADADLRRGYYERLGAAAGLDGITPQGVWVLTRLAGEGWVRAGALAERAQVSREWGRPYVDQLVVVGLVRRSEDGEELRLTDEGRRAAMRLVGCSREGLRRLVEDWGESTELERMVDRVAPELLGARVDRPR
- a CDS encoding RcpC/CpaB family pilus assembly protein → MITSWLARYGRRRRLIAAALAALAVLSAYVATRPTPPTTVLVAAHDLPAGPVTAADLTPVALDHPPAGAIRRLSPATPHHLTSPMRRGEPLTDARLLKTAYTRLPPGMVATPIRIDDPEVAALLSPGSTINLLATWPDATAPVPARTVAEAVTVITIPPPPPPRRTPMASSTTPRGTLLLLATTTTTAAALATAQATARLSITLPAPTTTTNSG
- a CDS encoding S-methyl-5'-thioadenosine phosphorylase, which encodes MVTRADIGVIGGSGFYSLLDDAEEIELATPYGPPSDVVTVGRIGSRSVAFIPRHGRDHRFPPHRIPYRANLWALRSLGVRQVLAPSAVGSLRADYGPGTMVIPDQLVDRTSGRVQTYYDIDGAVHVSFADPYCPSGRAAAAGTARATGWPTADAGTLVVIEGPRFSTRAESRWFASNGWSIVGMTGFPEAILARELALCYTSLCLVTDLDAGVETGQGVTHDEVLEFFAQNVTRMRSLVATTVEALPKERTCPCGSALDDLKLPFDLP